A genomic region of Maniola hyperantus chromosome 5, iAphHyp1.2, whole genome shotgun sequence contains the following coding sequences:
- the LOC138402350 gene encoding uncharacterized protein isoform X2: protein MACTDQKKGKMKNRYLKRHAVPSVFPWSDAPPTASQDEKTADSKSEKKNAESGNILHTNNGNTTEKLSSEIGTSSSLEMEKDYEKDIPSAAKKSHTTLNKPFRYDFTPGPSCVPSEEARFQEPPSVQESERHSSEPNNSLTEIEIDIGNDIETTDSVQVKQENDDSDNSVKFTKPCASCGHLPYYSVHSYKNEPNGVNFYTGLDSFDKLMSVFNSLGDGVNNLNYGLDRQPPEHLDALEQFCMVLLILSRHREVQDVAMTYRITTKQVANIFTTWIRFMALQWRTVKLEFDRKAISYYMSLDYNDKYHARDVIDANECLDRNPRLLSAYENRNTVKNLIGMATNGLITYLAPCSSDSDSNRQVDERSSSNDEMDKVLSVQDIFLSHGIKVGPTASKKYNQANPDFLTRAKKSADKSVHVERIVEMLKSYKILTERMSHTETAVASEIAFVVAMLVNFRSNLVK from the exons ATGGCGTGCACTGACCAGAAAAAAG GAAAAATGAAAAACAGGTATTTAAAAAGACATGCAGTACCATCAGTTTTTCCATGGAGTGATGCACCACCAACTGCCTCTCAAGATGAGAAGACTGCAGACTCAAAATCTGAGAAGAAAAATGCAGAATCCGGAAATATCTTACATACAAATAATGGTAATACTACAGAAAAGCTATCATCTGAAATAGGAACATCGTCATCACTTGAAATGGAAAAGgattatgaaaaagatattccTTCTGCAGCTAAAAAATCACATACAACCCTAA ATAAGCCTTTCAGATATGACTTTACGCCGGGACCATCTTGCGTTCCGTCTGAAGAGGCCCGTTTTCAAGAACCACCGAGTGTACAAGAGAGTGAAAGACATAGTTCTGAACCAAACAACAGTCTTACAGAGATCGAAATTGATATTGGAAATGATATTGAAACTACTGACAGTGTTCAAGTGAAACAAGAAAATGATGATTCAGATAATTCCGTTAAATTCACAAAGCCTTGTGCAAGTTGTGGACACCTACCCTATTATAGTgtacacagttacaaaaacGAGCCCAACGGAGTTAATTTTTACACAGGTCTTGACTCTTTTGATAAATTGATGTCTGTATTCAACAGTTTAGGGGATGGTGTCAACAATCTAAATTATGGTTTAGATAGACAACCTCCAGAGCACCTCGATGCATTGGAACAATTTTGCATGGTATTGTTAATACTCAGCAGGCACAGAGAGGTCCAAGACGTAGCTATGACGTATAGAATAACGACGAAACAAGTCGCAAACATTTTCACTACATGGATCCGCTTTATGGCCTTACAATGGCGAACTGTCAAATTGGAGTTTGATAGAAAGGCTATTTCATATTACATGTCATTGGACTATAATGATAAATATCATGCTAGAGATGTAATCGATGCAAATGAGTGTCTAGATAGGAATCCTCGTCTGCTATCAGCGTACGAAAACAGAAAtactgtaaaaaatcttattggCATGGCTACAAATGGTCTTATAACATACCTTGCACCTTGCTCTAGTGATTCCGATTCTAACAGACAGGTCGATGAAAGAAGTTCATCCAATGATGAAATGGATAAAGTATTGAGCGTACAGGATATATTTTTGTCACACGGGATTAAAGTTGGGCCTACCGCCTCTAAGAAATATAACCAAGCTAACCCCGACTTTCTCACAAGGGCTAAAAAGAGTGCAGACAAAAGTGTCCATGTTGAACGAATAGTTGAAATGTTGAAGTCGTACAAAATCTTAACAGAGAGAATGAGCCACACTGAAACTGCAGTGGCCAGTGAGATCGCTTTTGTTGTGGCCATGTTGGTCAATTTCAGATCAAATCTTGTAAAATAG
- the LOC138402350 gene encoding uncharacterized protein isoform X1, with the protein MTYGRCVVPGCSNLGHHLVPRGNSRKSLWMKAMKLEGQILRFKRPSVCKLHFKETDYMDSEYVDTGKMKNRYLKRHAVPSVFPWSDAPPTASQDEKTADSKSEKKNAESGNILHTNNGNTTEKLSSEIGTSSSLEMEKDYEKDIPSAAKKSHTTLNKPFRYDFTPGPSCVPSEEARFQEPPSVQESERHSSEPNNSLTEIEIDIGNDIETTDSVQVKQENDDSDNSVKFTKPCASCGHLPYYSVHSYKNEPNGVNFYTGLDSFDKLMSVFNSLGDGVNNLNYGLDRQPPEHLDALEQFCMVLLILSRHREVQDVAMTYRITTKQVANIFTTWIRFMALQWRTVKLEFDRKAISYYMSLDYNDKYHARDVIDANECLDRNPRLLSAYENRNTVKNLIGMATNGLITYLAPCSSDSDSNRQVDERSSSNDEMDKVLSVQDIFLSHGIKVGPTASKKYNQANPDFLTRAKKSADKSVHVERIVEMLKSYKILTERMSHTETAVASEIAFVVAMLVNFRSNLVK; encoded by the exons atgacgtacggAAGATGCGTTGTGCCCGGGTGCAGTAATTtgggacatcatctagtaccaaGAGGGAATAGTCGAAAATCTCTTTGGATGAAAGCTATGAAATTAGAAGGTCAGATTCTGAGGTTTAAGAGGCCTTCAGTGTGTAAATTACATTTCAAGGAAACTGACTACATGGATTCAGAATATGTAGATAcgg GAAAAATGAAAAACAGGTATTTAAAAAGACATGCAGTACCATCAGTTTTTCCATGGAGTGATGCACCACCAACTGCCTCTCAAGATGAGAAGACTGCAGACTCAAAATCTGAGAAGAAAAATGCAGAATCCGGAAATATCTTACATACAAATAATGGTAATACTACAGAAAAGCTATCATCTGAAATAGGAACATCGTCATCACTTGAAATGGAAAAGgattatgaaaaagatattccTTCTGCAGCTAAAAAATCACATACAACCCTAA ATAAGCCTTTCAGATATGACTTTACGCCGGGACCATCTTGCGTTCCGTCTGAAGAGGCCCGTTTTCAAGAACCACCGAGTGTACAAGAGAGTGAAAGACATAGTTCTGAACCAAACAACAGTCTTACAGAGATCGAAATTGATATTGGAAATGATATTGAAACTACTGACAGTGTTCAAGTGAAACAAGAAAATGATGATTCAGATAATTCCGTTAAATTCACAAAGCCTTGTGCAAGTTGTGGACACCTACCCTATTATAGTgtacacagttacaaaaacGAGCCCAACGGAGTTAATTTTTACACAGGTCTTGACTCTTTTGATAAATTGATGTCTGTATTCAACAGTTTAGGGGATGGTGTCAACAATCTAAATTATGGTTTAGATAGACAACCTCCAGAGCACCTCGATGCATTGGAACAATTTTGCATGGTATTGTTAATACTCAGCAGGCACAGAGAGGTCCAAGACGTAGCTATGACGTATAGAATAACGACGAAACAAGTCGCAAACATTTTCACTACATGGATCCGCTTTATGGCCTTACAATGGCGAACTGTCAAATTGGAGTTTGATAGAAAGGCTATTTCATATTACATGTCATTGGACTATAATGATAAATATCATGCTAGAGATGTAATCGATGCAAATGAGTGTCTAGATAGGAATCCTCGTCTGCTATCAGCGTACGAAAACAGAAAtactgtaaaaaatcttattggCATGGCTACAAATGGTCTTATAACATACCTTGCACCTTGCTCTAGTGATTCCGATTCTAACAGACAGGTCGATGAAAGAAGTTCATCCAATGATGAAATGGATAAAGTATTGAGCGTACAGGATATATTTTTGTCACACGGGATTAAAGTTGGGCCTACCGCCTCTAAGAAATATAACCAAGCTAACCCCGACTTTCTCACAAGGGCTAAAAAGAGTGCAGACAAAAGTGTCCATGTTGAACGAATAGTTGAAATGTTGAAGTCGTACAAAATCTTAACAGAGAGAATGAGCCACACTGAAACTGCAGTGGCCAGTGAGATCGCTTTTGTTGTGGCCATGTTGGTCAATTTCAGATCAAATCTTGTAAAATAG